A genomic window from Deltaproteobacteria bacterium includes:
- the secG gene encoding preprotein translocase subunit SecG: MYTLIVILHVIVSIAMILVILLQTGKGSDIGAVFGGGSSQTLFGSTGPTSFLSKATAGAAIIFMITSLFLAYFS, translated from the coding sequence ATGTACACGCTCATCGTCATCCTGCACGTGATCGTTTCCATCGCGATGATCCTCGTCATCCTGCTGCAGACCGGGAAAGGGTCCGACATCGGCGCGGTCTTCGGCGGCGGCTCCTCGCAGACCCTGTTCGGGTCGACCGGGCCGACCAGTTTCCTGAGCAAGGCGACCGCGGGGGCGGCGATCATCTTCATGATCACGTCGCTGTTCCTCGCGTACTTCTC
- a CDS encoding triose-phosphate isomerase, translating into MRVPVIAGNWKMFKTAGESEGFVRAFLPLVAGVSGVEIVIAPPFPSIAAVAGLTRGTAVGVASQNVHFENEGAFTGEVSPRMVADAGATHCIVGHSERRQYFAETDDSVNRKVRAAMAAGLTPIVCLGETLAERESGKTFDVVLRQLRGALKDIPAADASKIVVAYEPVWAIGTGKTASPAQAQEVHAFLRRSLAELWGAAAASVRLLYGGSVKPDNIAELMAKEDIDGALVGGASLSPESFARIVKFK; encoded by the coding sequence CAACTGGAAGATGTTCAAGACCGCGGGGGAGTCCGAGGGGTTCGTCCGGGCGTTTCTTCCGTTGGTGGCGGGGGTCTCCGGCGTCGAGATCGTGATCGCGCCTCCGTTTCCTTCGATCGCCGCGGTCGCGGGGCTCACCCGGGGCACCGCCGTGGGCGTGGCTTCCCAGAACGTCCACTTCGAGAACGAGGGGGCGTTCACCGGCGAGGTCTCCCCCCGGATGGTCGCGGACGCGGGGGCCACCCATTGCATCGTCGGGCACTCCGAGCGGCGGCAATATTTCGCGGAAACGGACGACTCGGTGAACCGGAAGGTCCGCGCGGCGATGGCCGCGGGTCTCACGCCGATCGTCTGCCTCGGGGAGACGCTCGCGGAGCGGGAGTCCGGCAAGACGTTCGACGTCGTCCTCCGGCAGCTTCGGGGGGCCTTGAAGGACATCCCGGCGGCGGACGCATCGAAGATCGTGGTCGCCTACGAGCCGGTGTGGGCGATCGGCACCGGGAAAACCGCATCCCCCGCGCAGGCGCAGGAGGTCCACGCGTTCCTGCGCCGATCCCTGGCGGAACTGTGGGGAGCGGCGGCGGCGTCCGTGCGGCTTCTCTACGGAGGGTCGGTCAAGCCCGACAACATCGCGGAGCTGATGGCGAAAGAGGACATCGACGGCGCGCTGGTCGGCGGGGCGAGCCTCTCCCCCGAGTCGTTCGCGAGGATCGTGAAGTTCAAATAA